The Chryseobacterium sp. G0186 genome includes the window AATTTTCTGCATGTCTTCGGATATATTATGGAGGGTCGTAGTACAGAACAGAAAGCCAATCTATCAAAGTTAATCAGCATCCGGCTTACAGAATTGCTACCTGATATTTCTTTCTTATCCGTCAATATCAGTGAATTTGAAGCTTCAACATACAGCAATAAAGCACTCATTCATCCTGAAAACAGAGATCAGGATCGTCATTTTGAACTATAATTTTCTTTTAAACCAAATACAATATTAAAATATGAGCTTAACAACATTAATCACCAAAACCGTTCAGTACAATAATTGGGTAGTCAATAAATACATCGACTGGCTTTCCACAAAGTCTGATGAACAACTGAATCAGGAAGTCATTTCCAGTTTTCCTACTATTTTGAAAACTCTTCATCACATCTGGCAGACCCAGGAATACTGGTGGAGTCATATTGCTGAAAATAATGAATTTGACTTTGGTAAGACTACAGCCGAAACCAGTAAGGAAGAAGTTTTCAGAAACATAAAAGACAATTCACAAAAACTGGTAGATTATGTGGAAAACCTATCTGAAGAAGACCTTACAAAAAATGTAAAAATTGAATCTCAATGGTTTCAGTGCGATTTTTCCAAGTATGAATATATTCAGCATGTTATTCTTCATGGAACTTACCACAGAGGGCAAATTGTAACCATGGGAAGAAATGTTGGGATAACGGATGCCCCTATGACTGACTATAACTTCTGGAATATTTATAAAGACCAAAAGTAAACGCTTTCATTGTCTATCTTATCCAAAATTCACCATAATGAATACAACTTCTGAAGAAACCATCATTTACTATCATGGGACAAAGGC containing:
- a CDS encoding 5-carboxymethyl-2-hydroxymuconate Delta-isomerase, whose translation is MPHFIIDCSQNILLQRTAEEIMDAVYNIADSTGLFAINDIKVRLQPYQYFQLGAGKSNFLHVFGYIMEGRSTEQKANLSKLISIRLTELLPDISFLSVNISEFEASTYSNKALIHPENRDQDRHFEL
- a CDS encoding DinB family protein; the encoded protein is MSLTTLITKTVQYNNWVVNKYIDWLSTKSDEQLNQEVISSFPTILKTLHHIWQTQEYWWSHIAENNEFDFGKTTAETSKEEVFRNIKDNSQKLVDYVENLSEEDLTKNVKIESQWFQCDFSKYEYIQHVILHGTYHRGQIVTMGRNVGITDAPMTDYNFWNIYKDQK